TTCGTGGTGACGCAGGGGATCGTCTCGGCGCTGTCGGCGGCGGCGCTTCGGTTCACGGCGGGGGCTGGGCCATGCCCAGGCGCTCCGCGGCGCGGCCGAAACGCAGCTCCTCGGCGACCGCGACGAAGTAGGCGAGTTCGCGGGTCTCCAGACGATCCGTACCTCCAGGGTGTCCATCCTTGCCAGAACGCTCATGGCTCGCGCCCGCGCCCGGTGATCCACTCGGATCAGGAGCCGTAGCCCGCATCAGGAACACGAAGGGAACGTGCGAAGCATGAGCGACGAGTGCAAGGTCCAGGATGTCCTGGCCCGCTATGTCCGCGCCACCGACCGCCCGCGCGACGCCAGGAGCCAGGGCACTCTCTTCACCGACGACGCGACCGCGCAGATCTTCGCCAAGACCGGCCCCGACGGCTACGAGCCGGTCGGCGTGCCGATCGTCGGCGGTCCGGGCGTGCGGTACGCGGTCGACAACGGGCGTTGAGTTCCGTGATGTCGAGTTGCCGGACCGAGTACGGGCCCAATCGCACGCGCCTGAAGGGTTGTTGACCGGCCTGGTGTGTGACGACCCGGCCGCGGCCGACGCGCTCGCGCGGTTGCCGGCGCGCGAGACCGACCCGTCGCACGGCCGGATCCTGGTCGGCGGGACCGATCCCGCCGCGCTTCCGCGAGACGTCCTGCACGCCACCGTGCTGGTCTCGCCGCACGAGGCGGCCCTGCTGCCCGGGACGGTCGCCGAGAACCTGACCCGCTCACCGAGGACCGCAACGCCCTGTCCGAAGCGGCCTGGGCCTCCATCGCGGACCAGGTCGTCGCCGCGACACCGCAGGGCGCGCACACCTCGGTCGGCGACCGGGGCGAACTGCTCTCCGGCGGTCAGCGCCGGCGCGTCGCACTCGGACGGGCGCTCGCGGCCCGGCCGCCGGTACCGGTCCCGCTCGAACGGACCACCGCCGTGGACACGGTGCCGGAGGACGCGATCGCCGCGCGCGTTCGCGGGGCGAGGGTGGGCCGTACGACGCTCGTCGTCACCAACAGCCCCGCGTGGCTGGCGCGTTGCGATCATGTCGTCCACATGTCCGCGAGGGGCAGTCGGATTCCGGATGCCGATCCGACACCCCCACGCCCTGGATCGACTACACCGAACACCGGTCCGACACCCGCCCGCCCCAGGACGACCGCACCACACATCGGTCCATCTCCCGTGCCCGGCACGTCTGTTGCTCCGAGCACCGGGCCAACTCCCGCGCGCCCCAACACCCTCAGGACCGCCACACGATGACCACCACACCCACCGCCCATCAGCCCCTCACGCCTGCGCCGGTGCTGCCGGGTGGAAGGCGGCCTCGGCGGAGGCGATGACGTACGAACTGCGCGCCACGCACGGGACAACAAGGTTCTACGGCCGGCTCAACGGCGCCGAGCTCCTCGGCCTGAGCGCGGTGTTGGTCGCCGCGTACGTCCTCGTGCACGCGAGGCTGGCCGACGTGGGCGCCGCGACCACGGCCGCGCTGTTCTTCGTGGGGCCGTTCGACCCCGTCAACATGACGCTCGGCAGGCTTCGGCAGTGTGCGGCAGGCGGCGGCCGGCCTCGCCAGGATCGTCGGCGTCACGCTCGGCGCACCCGCACCGGACGAACGTCCGGCGGTCCCGGCACGGCACTTGTCGTGCAGGACGTCCATCACCGCTACGGCACCGGCCCCGACGTGCTGCACGGCGTCCGGCTCGAACTGCCCGCCGGGCAGCGGCTGGCGATCGTCAGCGCCACGGGGTCGGGCAAGTCCACGCCGGCGACCGGTGCGCCGGACGGTCGGCGCCGGATCATGCTGGTGACCCAGGACCACCACCTGTTCCTCGGGACCGTCGCGGACAACCTGCGGCTCGCCCGCCGTGACGCCTCGCCGTCGGACCTCACCGCCGCGCTCGCCGCCTTGGCCGCGACGGGGTGGATCGACGCGCTCCGGGCGGCGTGAACACCCCGGTCGGCACCGGAGGCGTCGATCTCGCCCCGCGCCAGGTACAGCAACTCGCCCTGGCCCGCGTCTTGTTGCTCGACCCCGAGGTGGTCGTCATGGACGAGGCCACGGCAGAGGGCGGCAGCGGCACCGCCCAGGCCCTTGACCGGGCGCCCCTCGGCGACCTCGTGGTGGTGATGGACGACGGCAGGGTCGCAGAGCGGGGACGCCCCGACGAGCTGCGGTCTGCGGTCTGCGGTCTGCGGTCTGCGGGCAGGGGCTACGCCCGGCTGTGGGCAGCCGGGGAACGCTGCACCGGATGACCGGGGGCCATCGCCCGTCCCGCCCGGCTCCGCACGCCCCCTACGACCCCTACGACCCCGCACTGACCGATGCGATCTTGGAGCCGCATATACTCCATGACCACGACATCAGCCGACCCTGACCTCACATCCCTGGAAACGGTTGTGGGTGGGGGCGGCGGGCGGAAGCAAACGGCCCAAAGTCTCCCCGCCGGGTCGGGGAGACGGGCGGTTCGGCCACGGCGAAGACCGTATCGCCCGTACCGCCCCGTAGGCTTCGTGGTGTCTACGGCGTCACATAGCGGGCGCCAAACCACTGGAGGCAACACCGCATGCTGATCGCTCAGCGCCCCTCGTTGACCGAAGAGGTCGTCGACGAGTTCCGCTCCCGGTTCGTGATCGAGCCGCTGGAGCCGGGCTTCGGCTACACCCTTGGCAACTCCCTGCGCCGTACGCTCCTCTCCTCGATCCCGGGTGCGGCGGTCACGTCCATCCGCATCGACGGAGTGCTGCACGAGTTCACCACCGTGCCGGGCGTCAAGGAGGACGTCACCGACCTGATCCTCAACATCAAGCAGCTCGTCGTCAGCAGTGAGCAGGACGAGCCTGTCGTGATGTACCTGCGCAAGCAGGGTCCGGGTCTGGTCACCGCCGCCGACATCGCGCCCCCGGCCGGTGTCGAGGTGCACAACCCCGATCTCGTCCTCGCCACGCTCAACGGCAAGGGCAAGCTGGAGATGGAGCTGACCGTCGAGCGCGGTCGCGGTTACGTCTCCGCCGTGCAGAACAAGCAGGTCGGTCAGGAGATCGGGCGTATCCCGGTCGACTCGATCTACTCGCCCGTGCTCAAGGTCACGTACAAGGTCGAGGCGACCCGTGTCGAGCAGCGCACCGACTTCGACAAGCTGATCGTCGACGTCGAGACCAAGCAGGCCATGCGTCCCCGTGACGCCATGGCGTCCGCCGGAAAGACCCTGGTGGAGCTGTTCGGTCTGGCGCGTGAGCTCAACAT
This window of the Streptomyces sp. N50 genome carries:
- a CDS encoding DNA-directed RNA polymerase subunit alpha, with amino-acid sequence MLIAQRPSLTEEVVDEFRSRFVIEPLEPGFGYTLGNSLRRTLLSSIPGAAVTSIRIDGVLHEFTTVPGVKEDVTDLILNIKQLVVSSEQDEPVVMYLRKQGPGLVTAADIAPPAGVEVHNPDLVLATLNGKGKLEMELTVERGRGYVSAVQNKQVGQEIGRIPVDSIYSPVLKVTYKVEATRVEQRTDFDKLIVDVETKQAMRPRDAMASAGKTLVELFGLARELNIDAEGIDMGPSPTDAALAADLALPIEELELTVRSYNCLKREGVHSVGELLARSEADLMDIRNFGAKSIDEVKEKLAGMGLGLKDSPPGLNLSAAADTYGADDDVDAGFVETEQY